A region of Antedon mediterranea chromosome 8, ecAntMedi1.1, whole genome shotgun sequence DNA encodes the following proteins:
- the LOC140057616 gene encoding single-strand DNA endonuclease ASTE1-like: MGIKGLTTFLDDHRFLTETCSLQDTKLVIDGYSLLYHLYLNAELDMKHGGENLVFYGVCQTFVANLRKCEIEPFILMDGAIDPDGKKFSTMKDRHKDRVRMALSLAAGGHGVVLPVFAIDVFRQALTDSGVNYAQCDFEADSEISALANAYQCPVLSNDSDFYVTDLTGGFINLKGFNFHKLQHTKKSKSSFLTCKIFHVDRFCKHFKLKKSLLPLFGTLQGNDYVDHFVGMKLKELIHWLAAFDSPDDAIEASLKHEYHQHRDKLRNKIQTSIEMYTVNSTSEYATYFETKEINQEECLLWQNYDLPLWFITEFRSWSLPSDSLNAQLMKKCFLANFIESPHHASSNKISLPIRQMIYGFIHQSDCSENPTIDEYDRQGGEVKCRQVSPKYCAFSIHNIRELDKTQSKQLFMDCLMLKSEDLHNIKREFQVPIASMLYWIKHAKPNVSWRHILALLLGLLKSSGIKQLHDQQFKQGYGEDSGNWIQNRFSETRVKFMQREGNFDANASNMFAQWQSVLKYISHLNAFLSNPFSTNDVSVLYNGSFLHQIYNCFKTFQKPEKALEFVDNSNALGDEFHVLSFMYYTVMEHSNSGYGINIDSKNEKESEGLDKEKEEARENLWAARRVNSQFNSLPCYYGSQANRSRINKDGIWGSRNAEEGHESIRESPRTTHNIGNKRQDISQEVNLWAAGRVNSQFSSLQGDYGSQANRSTINKDALWGSRNAEEGHESIRESPRTTHHIGNKRQDMTQEVNLWAAGRVNSQFSSPQGDYGSQANRSRINKDALWGSRNAEVGHESIRESPRTTHNIGNKRQDMTQKVNSLINRVVVVQEIKVVPRVVVVQKGTHRIMNKGGGSGVGGRTSQNSGKADTGGRGRIASGCHGRASGGGRGTTGGHGSCTSRGHGRGASKSGERSASGGGKGASGGGRGASGGKRGGGGASGGKDAGGRGEGGRGRGGGGGNGAGGGNGASGGGRGASGGGKGAMGGGRGASGRGGRGGSASRGGGRGGSASRGGGRGGSASRVGGRGGSASRGGGRGGSASRGRGK, from the coding sequence ATGGGGATCAAAGGCCTAACAACATTTCTTGATGATCATCGTTTTCTAACAGAAACCTGCAGTCTTCAAGATACCAAGTTAGTTATAGATGGCTACAGTTTGTTGTATCATCTGTATCTAAATGCTGAGCTGGATATGAAACACGGTGGAGAGAACCTTGTCTTCTATGGAGTATGCCAAACATTTGTGGCAAACCTCAGAAAATGTGAGATTGAGCCGTTTATCCTTATGGATGGTGCCATAGATCCCGATGGAAAGAAGTTCAGTACCATGAAGGATAGGCATAAGGATCGTGTACGTATGGCTCTTTCACTCGCTGCAGGTGGTCATGGTGTTGTACTCCCGGTCTTTGCAATTGATGTCTTTCGTCAAGCACTAACAGATAGTGGGGTAAACTATGCACAGTGTGATTTTGAAGCGGACAGTGAAATCTCTGCTTTAGCAAATGCTTACCAATGTCCAGTTCTTTCGAATGACAGTGATTTCTATGTAACAGACCTTACTGGTGGTTTTATCAACTTGAAAGGATTTAACTTTCATAAGCTACAGCACACTAAAAAATCAAAAAGCAGTTTTCTGACATGCAAAATCTTCCACGTCGATAGATTCTGTAAGCATTTTAAACTGAAGAAGAGTTTACTCCCGCTCTTTGGAACACTGCAAGGCAATGATTATGTTGATCATTTTGTAGGTATGAAACTGAAAGAGTTGATACATTGGCTTGCTGCTTTTGACTCACCAGATGATGCTATAGAAGCTTCTTTAAAGCATGAATACCACCAGCATAGAGACAAGCTAcgaaataaaatacaaacatcaaTAGAAATGTACACTGTAAATAGTACATCAGAATATGCAACATACTTTGAAACCAAAGAAATAAACCAAGAAGAGTGCCTCCTGTGGCAGAATTATGATCTTCCACTCTGGTTCATTACAGAGTTCCGTAGTTGGTCACTTCCATCAGATTCACTTAATGCACAGCTGATGAAAAAATGCTTTCTGGCGAACTTTATTGAGAGCCCACATCATGCAAGTTCAAATAAAATTAGCTTGCCAATAAGACAAATGATCTATGGTTTTATTCATCAGAGTGACTGCAGTGAGAACCCTACAATTGATGAGTACGACAGACAAGGTGGGGAAGTTAAGTGTAGACAAGTTTCTCCAAAATATTGTGCATTCAGCATTCACAATATTCGAGAACTTGACAAAACACAGAGCAAGCAATTGTTTATGGATTGTTTAATGTTAAAGTCAGAAGATCTGCACAACATAAAAAGAGAATTCCAAGTCCCAATTGCTTCTATGTTGTACTGGATAAAACATGCAAAACCAAATGTAAGTTGGAGACACATTCTTGCTTTGCTTCTTGGATTATTGAAAAGCAGTGGAATAAAACAGTTACATGACCAGCAGTTCAAACAAGGCTACGGAGAAGATAGTGGCAACTGGATACAAAATAGATTTAGTGAAACACGAGTGAAATTTATGCAGAGAGAAGGGAATTTTGATGCGAACGCCAGCAACATGTTTGCCCAATGGCAGAGTGTCTTGAAGTATATTTCACATTTGAATGCTTTCTTATCAAATCCCTTTTCAACAAATGATGTGTCTGTATTGTACAATGGATCATTTTTACACCAGATCTATAactgttttaaaacatttcaaaaaccAGAAAAAGCACTTGAATTTGTAGATAACAGCAATGCTCTTGGGGATGAGTTTCATGTATTGTCTTTTATGTATTACACTGTGATGGAGCATTCTAATTCTGGATATGGCATTAACATAGATTccaaaaatgaaaaagaaagtGAAGGTCTCgacaaagaaaaagaagaagctCGAGAAAACCTATGGGCTGCAAGAAGAGTTAACAGTCAATTTAATAGCCTGCCATGTTACTATGGCTCTCAAGCTAATAGATCAAGAATAAACAAAGATGGTATATGGGGATCAAGAAATGCTGAAGAAGGGCATGAATCTATCAGAGAATCACCAAGAACAACACATAATATTGGTAATAAAAGACAGGATATATCACAGGAAGTAAACTTATGGGCTGCAGGAAGAGTTAACAGTCAATTTAGTAGCCTGCAAGGTGACTATGGCTCTCAAGCTAATAGATCCACAATAAACAAAGATGCTCTATGGGGATCAAGAAATGCTGAAGAAGGGCATGAATCTATCAGAGAATCACCACGAACAACACATCATATTGGTAATAAAAGACAGGATATGACACAGGAAGTAAACTTATGGGCTGCAGGAAGAGTTAACAGTCAATTTAGTAGCCCGCAAGGTGACTATGGCTCTCAAGCTAATAGATCCCGAATAAACAAAGATGCTCTATGGGGATCAAGAAATGCTGAAGTAGGGCATGAATCTATCAGAGAATCACCAAGAACAACACATAATATTGGTAATAAAAGACAGGATATGACACAGAAAGTAAACAGTTTAATAAACAGAGTGGTTGTTGTTCAGGAAATCAAAGTGGTGCCAAGGGTGGTGGTGGTGCAAAAGGGCACACATAGGATTATGAACAAAGGTGGAGGTTCAGGGGTTGGTGGAAGAACTTCACAAAATAGTGGAAAGGCTGACACAGGTGGTAGAGGAAGGATTGCTAGTGGATGTCATGGAAGAGCCAGTGGAGGTGGTAGGGGTACCACTGGTGGTCATGGAAGTTGTACCAGTAGAGGGCATGGAAGGGGTGCAAGTAAAAGTGGTGAAAGGAGTGCCAGTGGAGGAGGAAAGGGTGCCAGTGGAGGAGGAAGGGGTGCCAGTGGAGGAAAAAGAGGTGGAGGTGGTGCCAGTGGTGGAAAGGATGCCGGTGGAAGGGGTGAAGGTGGTAGAGGAAGGGGTGGAGGTGGTGGGAATGGTGCCGGTGGTGGGAATGGTGCCAGTGGTGGTGGAAGGGGTGCCAGTGGTGGTGGAAAGGGTGCTATGGGAGGAGGAAGGGGTGCCAGTGGAAGAGGTGGAAGGGGCGGGAGTGCCAGTAGAGGTGGTGGAAGGGGCGGGAGTGCCAGTAGAGGTGGTGGAAGGGGCGGGAGTGCCAGTAGAGTTGGTGGAAGGGGTGGGAGTGCCAGTAGAGGTGGTGGAAGGGGCGGGAGTGCCAGTAGAGGTCGTGGAAAATGA
- the LOC140057773 gene encoding serine/threonine-protein kinase Nek11-like — protein MPPTRGVKKPKEDKSDHRVLANRYRVEKKLGSGSFGTAFLVYDMRANKTRGDEEWKVLKEIPCGELAPDETVGAMHEAKLLSRLQHPNIVRYYDSFLDGEFFCIITEYCEGGDLSDKITAWKKAGKRFDQGVVMDWFVQLVLAVQHMHRRQVLHRDLKTSNIFLKNNMIKIGDFGISRVLMGTSDYASTFIGTPYYMSPEVLKHEGYNSKSDLWSVACILYEICALQHAFEGQSLMGIMYKIVEGNKPELPDMYHQNLRQLVQRLLEKDPSHRPSATEITKIDFVERHIEKMKNKIAAFKEHRDDVHSQKTDTDEIARMLREKTHLEDLQNASLKRQQEELKHMTPRERMRLKKMQKGDEKAKVLREEARKNLAGNVQRKTLIQENMGTYKPPVWQGGSSRNIPWVKDNPDVYNDPAFRANLPPSTPDISIYQQENDYYSTTPDNYFDREDIGTIKQAQHTIGLHPNESDDRPITPMKKTIDFNDPNISMATPPGLKPLRKKKFFENGNKNGSDSQSSKSVSNKKENGTSGDNASKTKPKEQLIPKEILNQIPEDADAAETFYSQHEEFESDSDDEFDQEEDDYGALMSVMQNALDSTVQDNNATVTDDTIGVFSPAVRDMKIKNLTLECEKKLGKVAFKKAYSFLKEARFGDGKATLDENAIMKGLRQFVGNPSDCFLVDQLLFLEEQAKMMK, from the exons ATGCCACCCACAAGGGGAGTGAAAAAACCCAAAGAGGACAAGAGTGACCATCGAGTCTTAGCAAACCGGTACAGGGTAGAAAAGAAGCTGGGCAGTGGAAGCTTTGGTACTGCGTTCCTTGTTTATGATATGAGAGCAAATAAAACCAGAGGTGATGAAGAATG GAAAGTTCTAAAGGAAATTCCCTGTGGTGAGCTAGCCCCAGATGAAACAGTGGGTGCGATGCATGAAGCTAAGCTTCTATCAAGACTACAGCACCCTAACATCGTTAGATATTATGATAGCTTTCTTGATGGCGAATTCTTTTGTATAATTACAGAGTATTGTGAG GGTGGAGACTTAAGTGATAAGATTACTGCTTGGAAGAAGGCAGGCAAGCGGTTTGACCAAGGCGTTGTCATGGACTGGTTTGTACAATTGGTCCTAGCTGTACAACACATGCATAGACG ACAAGTGCTTCACAGAGATCTTAAAacttcaaatatatttttaaaaaacaatatgatAAAGATTGGAGATTTTGGAATATCACGTGTATTGATGGGGACATCAGACTATGCAAGTACCTTCATAGGAACGCCCTACTACATGAGTCCAGAGGTACTAAAACATGAGGGCTACAACTCGAAGTCAGACTTATG GTCTGTAGCATGTATACTGTATGAAATATGTGCATTACAGCACGCATTTGAGGGCCAGTCATTAATGGGAATTATGTATAAGATAGTTGAAGGGAATAAACCTGAGTTACCAGACATGTATCACCAGAATCTACGGCAACTTGTACAAAG GCTACTTGAGAAAGATCCTTCCCACAGACCATCTGCAACTGAAATAACCAAAATAGATTTTGTAGAAAGACATATAGAG aaaatgaaaaacaagATAGCAGCATTTAAGGAACATAGAGATGACGTCCACAGTCAGAAAACAGACACAGATGAGATAGCCAGGATGTTGCGAGAAAAAACCCACCTTGAAGATCTACAGAATGCCAGTCTGAAGAGACAACAAGAAGAGCTGAAACATATGACACCGAGGGAGCGTATGAGGTTGAAGAAAATGCAAAAGGGAGATGAAAAAGCCAAGGTTTTAAG GGAGGAAGCTAGGAAGAATTTAGCAGGTAATGTGCAGAGAAAGACTTTGATACAAGAGAATATGGGTACATATAAACCACCAGTATGGCAAGGAGGTAGTTCAAGG AATATACCATGGGTGAAAGACAATCCAGATGTGTACAATGATCCTGCCTTCCGTGCTAACCTTCCTCCTAGTACACCAGATATCTCAATTTATCAACAAGAAAATGACTATTATTCTACCACTCCTGACAACTATTTTGATAGAGAAGACATTGGGACCATAAAACAAG CTCAACACACTATAGGTTTACATCCCAATGAATCAGATGATCGACCAATTACTCCAATGAAAAAGACCATCGACTTCAACGATCCAAATATCTCAATGGCGACGCCACCAGGTCTGAAACCGCtccgtaaaaaaaaattttttgaaaatggaaataaaaatgGTTCAGATTCTCAATCTAGCAAATCGGTTTCAAACAAAAAAGAGAATGGTACATCTGGTGATAACGCTTCCAAGACTAAACCGAAAGAACAGTTAATTCCAAAAGAGATCTTGAATCAGATTCCAGAAGACGCTGATGCTGCGGAAACGTTCTACTCTCAACATGAAGAGTTTGAGTCGGACTCTGATGATGAGTTTGATCAGGAAGAG GATGATTATGGTGCTTTGATGAGCGTTATGCAAAACGCTTTAGACTCAACTGTGCAAG ataaTAATGCTACTGTTACTGATGACACAATTGGTGTCTTCTCGCCAGCTGTTCGTGACATGAAAATCAAGAATCTGACACT AGAATGTGAAAAGAAATTAGGTAAAGTTGCCTTTAAGAAAGCATATTCATTCTTGAAAGAAGCAAGATTTGGCGATGGGAAAGCTACGCTGGATGAGAATGCCATTATGAAAGGTCTTCGACAGTTTGTTGGTAACCCTAGTGACTGCTTCCTTGTTGACCAACTGTTATTCCTAGAGGAACAAGCCAAGATGATGAAGTGA
- the LOC140057793 gene encoding cytochrome c oxidase subunit 4 isoform 1, mitochondrial-like yields MALLRLTSQHIRFTARRFAGTVAQVSREGDPNYVYNDRLDYPAPKVKYVKDIDLSSEMKALKEKETGDWKNLTAEEKIQLYRLSFNKTYAEMRAPTGETKYVIGGILIGLAVSALVFAFQKKFIAPELPRSMTPEWQEENLKYSIAIRNNPVTGIASRWDYEKNDWKK; encoded by the exons atggCACTTCTAAGATTGACGTCGCAACATATTAGATTTACAGCTCGCCGCTTTGCTGGCACCGTTGCCCAAGTGTCACGTGAGGGCGACCCTAATTACGTCTATAACGACAGGTTGGACTATCCTGCCCCTAAAGTAAAATATGTCAAGGATATTGACTTATCATCAGAAATGAAAGcattaaaagaaaaagaaaccGGTGACTGGAAGAACTTAACAGCCGAAGAAAAGATTCAAT TGTACAGACTGAGTTTCAATAAGACATATGCAGAGATGCGTGCTCCAACTGGTGAAACTAAATATGTTATAGGCGGTATCTTAATAGGCCTGGCAGTATCTGCTCTTGTATTTGCGTTCCAGAAAAAATTTA TTGCACCCGAGCTACCTAGATCTATGACTCCGGAATGGCAAGAGGAAAATTTGAAATACAGTATAGCTATTAGAAACAATCCAGTAACTGGCATCGCTTCACGATGGGACTACGAAAAAAACGATTGGAAGAAATAA
- the LOC140057775 gene encoding ATPase WRNIP1-like — MSSSEVVCPICGLSVNSKSINDHVDTCLDFKKTGETSATKHSGEHTRRSHRVDSGCEMVPPAKKPRFEVKSTNMTNKWQSIFQQPQKKQEIVSPNRSLKSTESKRPEQKTHHDEEKTSNEEKSASGAAKLREGSIPNQSTYTKSSQFKPLAEIMRPMDLDDYIGQSKAIGQNSVLRTLLESDHVPSCILWGPPGCGKTSLANVIANRAKKNGNLRFVKLSATSSNLSEVKTTITAAKNEQKMFKRKTILFIDEIHRFNKLQQDAFLPHVENGTITLIGATTENPSFRVNSALLSRCRVVVLEKLCQDELEMILKKGAAELELTIVKDDDVKSMDTSSNKSNQRFITQPALTGIGLYCDGDARTALNTLQLIAQANESTDQSESNTDGISVIDMAKVRDVLQRSHVVYDRTGEEHYNCISALIKSMRGSDANAALYWLGRMILGGEDPLFVARRLIVFASEDVGLADAQALPLAVATYSACHYNGMPECQINLSHCVVYLARAPKSTESYMAYNRVKDHIENHEGAMPGVPLHLRNAPTKLMKDMGYAKGYKRTAGPGQQSYLPEQIAKIDFFKDKKRF, encoded by the exons ATGTCTTCATCTGAGGTTGTATGCCCAATTTGTGGGTTGTCTGTTAATTCTAAATCAATTAACGATCATGTTGATACATGTTTAGACTTCAAGAAAACTGGAGAAACATCAGCGACAAAACATTCCGGGGAACATACACGAAGGAGTCATAGGGTCGACAGTGGTTGTGAAATGGTTCCGCCAGCCAAAAAACCCAGATTTGAAGTTAAATCAACGAACATGACTAATAAATGGCAGTCAATATTTCAGCAACCACAAAAGAAACAAGAAATAGTATCGCCAAACAGATCTTTAAAGTCAACTGAATCTAAACGGCCAGAACAGAAGACACACCACGACGAAGAAAAAACTTCAAACGAGGAAAAGTCTGCATCTGGTGCTGCCAAACTGAGAGAAGGCAGCATTCCAAATCAGTCTACATATACAAAATCATCTCAATTCAAGCCTCTGGCTGAAATAATGCGGCCAATGGACTTGGACGATTACATTGGTCAAAGCAAAGCCATTGGTCAAAATTCAGTTTTGCGGACATTGTTGGAGTCTGATCATGTTCCCTCCTGTATACTCTGGGGACCACCTGGTTGTGGAAAG ACTTCATTAGCAAATGTCATTGCAAACCGAGCGAagaaaaatggaaatttaaGATTTGTAAAGTTGTCTGCAACAAGTAGCAATTTGAGTGAAGTAAAAACTACGATAACGGCAGCTAAGAACgaacaaaaaatgttcaaaagGAAGACCATCTTGTTTATTGATGAAATCCACAGATTTAATAAGTTACAACAG GACGCCTTCCTCCCCCATGTTGAGAATGGAACGATCACACTGATAGGAGCAACGACGGAGAACCCTTCCTTCAGGGTGAACTCAGCTCTACTGAGTAGATGTCGTGTTGTTGTGTTAGAGAAGCTGTGTCAAGATGAGTTAGAAATGATATTAAAGAAAGGAGCAGCAGAACTTGAGCTAACCATAGTAAAGGACGATGATGTTAAATCAATGGATACTAGTTCAAACAA ATCTAATCAAAGGTTCATAACTCAACCAGCCTTGACAGGAATCGGTCTTTATTGCGACGGAGATGCACGTACAGCGCTTAATACGTTACAACTTATAGCACAAGCTAACGAGTCAACTGACCAATCGGAGAGCAATACAGATGGAATATCAGTGATTGATATGGCAAAGGTTAGAGATGTGTTGCAGAGGTCACATGTAGTTTATGATCGTACAG GTGAAGaacattataattgtatttctGCTCTTATCAAATCAATGAGAGGGTCCGATGCAAACGCTGCCCTCTATTGGCTCGGAAGAATGATTCTGGGTGGGGAAGATCCATTGTTTGTTGCCAGAAGACTAATAGTATTCGCTAGCGAGGACGTTG GTTTAGCAGACGCCCAAGCACTTCCATTGGCTGTAGCTACATACAGTGCCTGCCACTACAATGGGATGCCAGAATGTCAG ATCAACTTGTCGCACTGTGTTGTCTACCTCGCAAGAGCGCCAAAATCCACCGAATCCTACATGGCTTATAATCGGGTCAAAGATCATATAGAGAATCATGAAGGAGCTATGCCAGGTGTGCCTCTTCATTTGCGCAATGCACCGACAAAGTTGATGAAGGACATGGGCTATGCAAAGGGCTACAAGCGAACGGCTGGCCCTGGGCAACAAAGCTATCTGCCTGAACAGATAGCAAAAATTGATTTCTTTAAAGACAAGAAAAGGTTTTaa